In Stieleria varia, one genomic interval encodes:
- a CDS encoding protein kinase domain-containing protein: MNDSTNDNDDQDLPTIPPGAISNGPSTSGPADELTLPAHGPDPASSLGSSADEATLPPDSSSDGEDELGTLPGPQSNWRVGGKIRYFGDYELVSEIARGGMGVVYRARQTSLNRIVALKMILAGQLAGEQEVQRFHAEAEAAANLDHPGIVPIYEVGEVDGQHYFSMGYVDGSSLSELIAEHPLAPADAAQLTLKIAEAIQYAHQQGVIHRDLKPANVLIQKRGEHSGASVSSALSTTSGSQATLSQWSPRVTDFGLAKQIQGNDQLTASGQILGTPSYMPPEQAAGKIDEIDHRADVYSLGGILYALVTGRPPFQAASHLDTLMQVLEKEPVPPRQLAPKTPRDLETIALKALEKDPRRRYQTAGELAEDLQRFLSGEPILARSITPIERAWRWAKRKPLIAGLGALAAMLLVVVSIGGPLAAVQQSSLRSLAEDREDQANQAKLAAESAAEKEKAAKLVAERANDALTQEKEKSERTLYARTISLAYQAWQDDNVTRSEDLLNNTPPKYRDWEWEYVKKLCHSDKQTLRGHAGIPFRMQMSADGKTLVSIGRVHSVPSIDVAVYLWDLASGTVTQKYPYRGFAISPDATRVALETVSDGPVVIMDVATGKELLQIPAHNGGTAWANFNFDGTQLVTTGPDKSIRIWNAQTGERVLEITDEARRMVHDVNFSPDGKRLVWKTFDGMIQIYDATNGKKVDEIEDRNYRIDAIDVAISPDNQILAVASNGPIHLYDADSSEQIASLYGHRNSVLSVCFSPDGKRIASSGLDGTIRIWDVAQRREMFRFRGHKLGTVYGVWSVAYTPDGQWLLSGGADTTIKIWPADGGDGYIREAALADADDVAQVQAASVYPDPSQEKDWLVGNLSFVESAAFSPDGKRVATASKDDTVRLFDLASRKNTHTFTDHDQHVGAVAFSPDGKWLASGEGGVNESLTGKLMIWDLDQMKKRQVIQGHEGPIAKLIFSPDSKLIYSATGSQAVPHRGELIAWDFGQEKIAFRSDQIGGVTDMALSPDGKVLAVASYIHPVHLIDSATGELIKKLGNDQEIFYAVGFSPDGKQLATGKRSWEVGVWDVESGERLWEKIDHSSAVMGVAFSPDGRRVISSGVDRSTRLWDAESGDMLIELKGDSMEVFDVAVSPNGKTILTFGEAPYVTVRDLGSGELFLADESADGQWPVIFSDDFDRADLGDGWTVVNGDWEINDGAAKGTLKLMPSVPIPNFSATTLIPKAWFPSVVEIEFDAWAPSGIVIETKLADAANENALDSLFVAADQPYFNQTRQGGSVVVQAAGGFSETARSGPRNWFEPGRKYKLKTVRQHGRWEMFVDGKPLLQADVPDSMWVPSIQIQGSFGKAGDVFFIDNLVVRAPESTRDEVAATDLEFKLRNELKLTSLVVKSIEQREDVSDSVKKLALQYANLQKEDGAERKKAVKQLLLDPESELTSYQPFIDLLNEELKDSDDFEYRQLLAAAHYRSGDLSAALDFLKQAEAAHQSTELMSHPIHMALLALVSHAKEDQPRVRLAIDRLTELMRSEHWQKDANAVAWANKVEQEISLPEPEDKTLAEDIEAIKMLTFEPQQRARCHFDLADFFATYTDDAVHVEGREATPNQYDIEISHADYVKTQRIFSQGAPSIEELFVRGRADVDIDGDEAVQTSEYVWAIPFGSWRFENKVKLRRVGGSWKIYHERNGLTGLKTNGNVLVSKPADWETLDRLVAAGRQQDDRWELMLRLVDATRHQEAYDLAKELVQAENAAPELWADLSLQSFSICDPVTMESAAKKAVQIKSDLISAPYLRSIAVQDNLPDEALDLGHGIKVQTPTFYRDASVRDFAVPGQALRGWFPTRRSALIVFFAKDGNDVAIEKMADGLVDGLKTSLNVSVYRKGLTKIAGIDSADAIVEGFGTGRSMSKTLDSEAKGTIARWVVIPRGNDLIGCLLSAHREEFDQRNAEFQTWLQLLEIENE, from the coding sequence ATGAACGACTCAACGAACGACAACGATGATCAGGATCTGCCGACCATTCCACCTGGAGCAATCTCCAATGGGCCTAGCACCAGTGGGCCTGCAGACGAGCTCACCTTACCCGCCCATGGCCCCGATCCTGCGAGTTCACTTGGTTCGAGCGCTGACGAAGCGACGCTGCCGCCGGACTCATCTTCGGATGGCGAAGACGAACTGGGCACGCTGCCCGGCCCGCAATCCAATTGGCGCGTGGGTGGCAAGATCCGCTACTTTGGCGACTACGAACTGGTCAGCGAGATCGCTCGTGGTGGCATGGGCGTCGTCTATCGGGCGCGACAGACCAGCTTGAATCGCATTGTCGCATTGAAAATGATTCTCGCCGGACAGTTGGCCGGCGAACAAGAAGTTCAGCGATTTCACGCCGAAGCAGAAGCCGCAGCGAACTTGGATCACCCCGGCATCGTTCCCATTTACGAGGTCGGCGAGGTCGACGGCCAACACTATTTCTCGATGGGCTACGTCGACGGATCGAGTTTGTCGGAGTTGATCGCCGAGCATCCGTTGGCACCGGCAGACGCGGCACAGTTGACGCTCAAGATTGCCGAAGCGATTCAGTATGCGCACCAGCAAGGTGTGATTCACCGTGACTTGAAACCGGCCAATGTGCTGATTCAAAAACGCGGCGAGCATTCTGGAGCCAGTGTTTCATCAGCATTGTCGACAACGAGCGGTTCACAAGCAACGCTATCGCAGTGGTCGCCGCGTGTGACGGACTTTGGGTTGGCCAAGCAGATTCAAGGCAACGATCAACTGACCGCATCGGGGCAGATTCTCGGAACGCCCAGCTACATGCCTCCCGAGCAAGCGGCGGGCAAGATCGATGAGATCGATCATCGTGCTGACGTGTACTCTCTCGGCGGCATCCTGTACGCACTGGTCACGGGCCGACCGCCGTTCCAAGCCGCCAGTCACTTGGACACATTGATGCAAGTGCTGGAAAAGGAGCCGGTGCCCCCGCGTCAACTTGCCCCCAAGACCCCACGGGACCTGGAAACCATCGCGCTCAAGGCGTTGGAGAAAGACCCTCGCCGTCGATACCAAACCGCAGGAGAGCTTGCCGAGGACCTGCAGCGTTTTCTCAGCGGAGAACCCATCCTGGCTCGCAGCATCACACCGATCGAACGAGCCTGGCGTTGGGCGAAGCGAAAGCCGTTGATCGCGGGGTTGGGGGCGCTGGCAGCCATGTTGTTGGTGGTGGTTTCTATCGGTGGACCACTGGCTGCCGTTCAGCAGTCCAGCCTCCGATCGCTGGCGGAAGACCGCGAGGATCAAGCAAATCAGGCGAAGCTGGCCGCCGAATCAGCTGCGGAAAAAGAGAAGGCTGCGAAATTGGTGGCCGAGCGAGCCAATGACGCATTGACGCAGGAAAAGGAGAAATCAGAACGCACCCTGTACGCGAGGACCATTTCCTTGGCCTATCAGGCTTGGCAAGATGACAACGTGACCCGCTCCGAGGATTTGTTGAACAACACGCCACCCAAGTATCGCGATTGGGAATGGGAGTATGTCAAAAAACTATGCCATAGTGACAAGCAAACGCTGCGAGGACACGCCGGAATTCCATTCCGAATGCAGATGTCTGCCGATGGCAAGACGCTGGTGTCGATCGGGCGAGTCCACAGTGTTCCCTCAATCGATGTGGCGGTCTATCTCTGGGACCTCGCTTCGGGAACGGTGACACAAAAGTATCCCTACCGAGGGTTCGCGATTTCACCCGATGCGACACGGGTGGCCTTGGAGACGGTCAGCGACGGGCCTGTGGTGATCATGGATGTGGCGACGGGCAAAGAGTTGTTGCAGATACCGGCGCACAACGGCGGCACAGCTTGGGCCAATTTCAATTTCGACGGAACGCAATTGGTCACCACGGGGCCTGACAAATCGATTCGGATCTGGAACGCGCAGACCGGCGAGAGGGTTTTGGAGATTACAGACGAAGCACGCCGGATGGTGCACGATGTCAATTTCAGTCCCGACGGCAAACGATTGGTTTGGAAGACTTTTGATGGGATGATTCAAATCTACGATGCAACCAACGGAAAGAAAGTCGACGAGATTGAGGATCGGAACTACCGAATCGATGCCATTGATGTTGCCATCTCACCAGACAACCAGATACTCGCCGTCGCGTCCAACGGCCCGATTCATCTTTACGATGCCGATTCCAGTGAACAGATTGCTTCGTTGTATGGTCATCGCAATAGTGTGCTGAGCGTGTGTTTTAGTCCCGACGGCAAGCGGATCGCTTCGTCCGGCTTGGACGGAACGATCCGCATTTGGGATGTCGCCCAGCGACGCGAAATGTTTCGCTTTCGAGGTCACAAGCTAGGAACCGTCTACGGTGTTTGGAGTGTCGCCTACACCCCGGACGGACAGTGGTTGCTCAGTGGCGGTGCCGACACGACGATCAAAATCTGGCCAGCGGATGGTGGTGACGGTTACATCCGAGAAGCAGCATTGGCCGATGCGGACGACGTAGCTCAGGTGCAAGCCGCATCCGTCTATCCGGACCCCAGTCAGGAAAAGGATTGGTTGGTGGGAAATCTCTCTTTTGTAGAGTCCGCCGCGTTTTCCCCTGATGGAAAACGGGTCGCTACCGCTAGCAAGGACGATACTGTTCGACTTTTTGATCTGGCCTCTCGAAAAAACACTCACACATTCACGGACCATGACCAACATGTCGGTGCCGTGGCGTTTAGCCCAGACGGAAAATGGCTCGCATCGGGTGAAGGCGGCGTCAACGAGAGTCTCACCGGCAAGCTGATGATCTGGGATCTCGATCAGATGAAGAAACGCCAGGTGATCCAGGGGCATGAGGGGCCGATCGCCAAGCTGATCTTCAGCCCAGACAGCAAGTTGATCTACTCGGCGACAGGCAGTCAGGCGGTGCCGCACCGAGGCGAATTGATTGCCTGGGATTTCGGCCAAGAAAAAATCGCTTTCCGGTCCGATCAGATCGGTGGCGTCACTGACATGGCACTCAGCCCAGACGGTAAGGTCCTGGCCGTCGCGTCCTACATTCATCCGGTTCACTTGATCGACTCAGCGACCGGAGAGCTGATCAAAAAGCTCGGCAATGATCAGGAGATCTTTTACGCGGTCGGATTCTCGCCCGATGGCAAACAACTGGCAACTGGAAAACGCAGTTGGGAAGTCGGGGTTTGGGATGTCGAGAGCGGCGAACGGCTGTGGGAAAAAATCGATCACTCCAGCGCAGTGATGGGCGTGGCGTTCTCACCCGATGGCCGACGAGTGATCAGCTCTGGTGTCGACCGTTCGACTCGTTTGTGGGACGCCGAGTCGGGCGACATGTTGATCGAACTCAAAGGCGATTCGATGGAAGTGTTTGACGTTGCCGTCAGTCCCAATGGCAAGACAATCCTGACCTTCGGCGAAGCTCCCTACGTGACCGTCAGGGACCTCGGTAGCGGTGAGCTGTTTTTGGCGGACGAGTCGGCCGACGGTCAATGGCCGGTGATCTTTTCTGATGACTTCGATCGAGCCGATCTGGGGGATGGATGGACCGTTGTCAACGGCGACTGGGAAATCAACGACGGCGCGGCCAAAGGAACGCTGAAGCTCATGCCGTCCGTTCCCATCCCAAACTTCTCCGCAACAACGCTGATTCCCAAAGCATGGTTTCCCAGCGTCGTCGAAATCGAATTCGACGCTTGGGCACCCAGTGGCATCGTCATCGAAACCAAGCTCGCAGACGCTGCGAATGAGAATGCGTTGGATTCGCTATTCGTCGCAGCGGATCAGCCGTATTTTAATCAGACCCGTCAGGGTGGTTCTGTGGTCGTGCAAGCAGCCGGCGGATTTTCCGAAACCGCTCGCTCAGGTCCCCGAAACTGGTTTGAGCCCGGTCGAAAATACAAACTCAAGACCGTTCGACAACACGGCAGGTGGGAGATGTTTGTCGACGGAAAGCCGTTGTTGCAGGCCGATGTCCCGGACTCGATGTGGGTGCCGTCGATTCAAATACAGGGCTCCTTTGGAAAAGCCGGCGATGTCTTCTTTATCGACAATCTGGTGGTTCGGGCGCCCGAGTCGACGCGAGATGAAGTCGCTGCGACGGATCTGGAATTCAAACTTCGGAACGAACTGAAATTGACGTCGCTGGTCGTCAAATCGATCGAGCAACGTGAGGATGTTTCCGATTCGGTCAAGAAACTCGCGTTACAGTACGCCAATTTGCAAAAGGAAGACGGAGCGGAGCGAAAGAAAGCCGTCAAGCAACTCTTACTGGATCCAGAATCTGAACTCACGTCTTATCAACCGTTCATCGACTTGCTGAACGAAGAGCTAAAGGATTCCGATGATTTTGAATACCGACAACTCTTGGCGGCAGCGCACTATCGATCAGGTGATTTATCAGCCGCGTTGGATTTTCTGAAACAGGCTGAGGCTGCGCATCAATCGACGGAGTTGATGTCGCATCCCATTCACATGGCGTTGCTGGCACTGGTGTCCCATGCAAAAGAAGATCAGCCCCGAGTACGACTGGCTATCGATCGACTCACTGAGTTGATGCGTAGTGAACATTGGCAGAAAGATGCCAACGCCGTTGCCTGGGCAAACAAGGTGGAGCAGGAGATCAGCTTGCCCGAACCAGAAGACAAGACGCTTGCCGAAGATATCGAAGCGATCAAGATGCTGACATTCGAACCGCAGCAGCGTGCCCGGTGTCATTTCGATCTAGCCGATTTCTTTGCAACCTACACAGACGATGCCGTGCATGTTGAAGGTCGCGAAGCGACTCCCAACCAATACGACATTGAAATTTCACATGCAGACTATGTGAAGACTCAGAGAATCTTTAGCCAGGGGGCACCGTCGATCGAAGAACTCTTTGTGCGTGGACGAGCGGATGTTGACATTGATGGAGATGAAGCGGTGCAAACGAGCGAGTATGTTTGGGCGATCCCGTTTGGTTCCTGGCGATTTGAAAACAAGGTGAAATTGAGACGTGTTGGGGGAAGTTGGAAAATCTATCACGAACGAAATGGACTGACGGGACTGAAGACCAACGGGAACGTATTGGTTTCCAAACCGGCGGATTGGGAAACGTTGGATCGTTTGGTCGCGGCAGGACGTCAGCAGGATGACCGCTGGGAGTTGATGTTGCGTCTAGTGGATGCCACGCGTCACCAGGAGGCTTATGATCTGGCAAAGGAACTGGTGCAGGCCGAAAACGCAGCCCCAGAGCTATGGGCGGACCTTTCACTGCAATCGTTCTCCATTTGTGACCCAGTGACGATGGAAAGTGCCGCGAAAAAAGCAGTGCAGATCAAGTCGGACTTGATCAGTGCCCCCTACCTTCGGTCAATCGCAGTTCAAGACAATCTGCCTGACGAAGCATTGGATCTGGGACATGGAATCAAAGTTCAAACTCCGACGTTTTATCGTGACGCATCCGTTCGCGACTTTGCCGTGCCCGGCCAAGCGCTGCGAGGGTGGTTTCCGACCCGTCGATCTGCCCTCATTGTATTCTTTGCCAAAGATGGAAACGATGTGGCCATTGAGAAGATGGCGGACGGACTGGTTGACGGGCTGAAGACAAGTTTGAACGTGAGTGTGTACCGCAAAGGACTGACCAAGATCGCGGGAATCGATTCCGCAGATGCGATCGTCGAAGGTTTCGGTACCGGCAGATCAATGAGCAAAACGCTCGACAGCGAGGCAAAAGGAACGATCGCACGATGGGTGGTCATTCCCCGTGGAAACGACCTCATCGGTTGCTTGTTGTCTGCGCACAGAGAAGAGTTTGATCAAAGAAATGCTGAATTTCAGACTTGGCTGCAACTGTTAGAAATAGAGAACGAGTAA
- a CDS encoding ECF-type sigma factor, which produces MATEPQSITVLFDNLRQGHADAAERLWNRFFDSLVRFAREQMSGANRRVADEEDIATGVMTALCARADRGTLPEIDNRTDLWHMLLAWTRHDIIDHVRRDQRIKRGSGKVRGDSVFDRDGVRLESLLSHNASPDILLEMEEQYQRLLNRLPDPVLRTIALEKMNGTTNVELANHLGIAVRTIERKLDLIRRHWSTWT; this is translated from the coding sequence GTGGCGACAGAACCTCAATCCATTACTGTCCTGTTCGACAACCTGCGTCAGGGTCACGCCGACGCCGCCGAGCGACTTTGGAATCGCTTTTTTGATTCGTTGGTCCGATTCGCCCGCGAGCAAATGAGTGGAGCGAACCGCCGGGTCGCGGACGAAGAAGACATTGCGACGGGCGTGATGACGGCGTTGTGTGCACGTGCGGATCGCGGAACCCTGCCGGAAATCGACAATCGCACCGATTTGTGGCACATGTTGCTGGCCTGGACCCGCCACGACATCATTGATCATGTACGCCGAGATCAGCGGATCAAACGGGGCTCGGGCAAAGTTCGCGGCGACTCGGTTTTTGACAGGGATGGTGTACGCTTGGAGTCGCTTTTGAGTCACAACGCCTCCCCGGATATCTTGCTCGAAATGGAGGAACAGTACCAACGACTGCTCAATCGATTGCCGGACCCCGTGTTGCGAACGATTGCGTTGGAAAAGATGAACGGGACGACGAACGTGGAACTCGCCAACCACCTGGGCATCGCCGTTCGGACCATCGAGCGAAAACTCGACTTGATTCGTCGTCATTGGTCGACCTGGACATAG